From Alteromonas sp. RKMC-009, one genomic window encodes:
- a CDS encoding glycoside hydrolase family 88/105 protein codes for MRKFFSSVLLIAAACTAPASVMAADSSSYLDNTQPWSVRMAESEMVRFPEAWMIDWDEEPQWDYVHGLNLLAFSKLYEKTGDQKYFTYIKNYYDRFVNEDGTINTYVRSKFNIDMINPGKVLFFLYDETGDEKYKLAADTLRDQLNDHPRTSEGGFWHKKRYPSQMWLDGLYMGAPFYAEYIMRYGNPEELNDVYKQFELIEKHLYSDKTGLPRHGWDESRDQKWSDKGTGLSANHWSRALGWYAMAIVDVLEIVPSQDEKREWLVSRLQNFVDQAVKYQDETGAWYQVTDLGDKKGNYLEGSGTAMLTYAIAKAVNMNVLPESYMAYARKGFAGMEDQMISVDPANNVISLNNICAVAGLGGNPYRDGSFDYYLSEPVRANDAKGVGPFILAALELEK; via the coding sequence ATGCGTAAGTTCTTTAGTTCCGTACTGCTTATCGCGGCGGCCTGCACCGCCCCGGCCAGTGTTATGGCAGCGGATTCATCAAGTTACTTAGACAACACTCAGCCCTGGTCTGTACGTATGGCCGAATCGGAAATGGTACGCTTTCCTGAAGCGTGGATGATCGACTGGGATGAAGAACCTCAATGGGACTATGTGCATGGCCTGAACTTGCTGGCGTTCTCCAAACTGTATGAAAAAACCGGTGATCAGAAGTATTTCACCTACATCAAAAACTATTACGACCGTTTTGTGAATGAAGACGGCACCATCAATACCTACGTCCGCAGCAAGTTTAATATCGACATGATCAACCCGGGCAAAGTGCTGTTCTTCCTGTACGACGAAACCGGTGATGAAAAATATAAACTGGCTGCCGACACCCTGCGTGACCAGCTGAACGACCATCCCCGTACCAGCGAAGGCGGTTTCTGGCACAAGAAGCGTTATCCGTCACAAATGTGGCTGGACGGCCTGTACATGGGCGCACCTTTCTACGCCGAATACATCATGCGTTACGGTAACCCTGAAGAACTTAACGATGTATACAAGCAGTTTGAGCTGATTGAAAAACACCTGTACAGCGACAAAACCGGTCTGCCACGTCACGGCTGGGATGAGTCGCGGGATCAGAAATGGTCAGACAAAGGCACCGGCCTTTCTGCTAACCACTGGTCACGTGCGCTAGGCTGGTATGCCATGGCCATTGTGGATGTACTGGAAATTGTGCCTTCACAGGATGAAAAACGTGAGTGGCTGGTATCCCGCCTGCAAAACTTTGTAGACCAGGCCGTGAAATATCAGGATGAAACCGGTGCGTGGTATCAGGTAACGGATCTTGGCGATAAGAAAGGTAATTATCTTGAAGGTTCCGGTACTGCCATGCTGACTTATGCGATTGCCAAAGCCGTGAACATGAACGTATTGCCTGAAAGCTACATGGCGTATGCGAGAAAAGGCTTTGCCGGTATGGAAGATCAGATGATTTCTGTCGACCCGGCGAACAATGTTATCAGCCTGAACAACATCTGTGCCGTAGCAGGTCTTGGCGGCAACCCTTACCGCGATGGTTCTTTCGATTACTACCTCAGCGAACCGGTGCGTGCTAACGACGCCAAAGGCGTGGGCCCGTTCATTCTGGCAGCACTGGAACTGGAAAAATAA
- a CDS encoding AbrB/MazE/SpoVT family DNA-binding domain-containing protein, with protein MDKDLLYKIGSSQFVRLPEDFRFESMLEFDINETGSTVSVRPAIRALGFGVSSEGVNAGVLSHREVMAEERHVPC; from the coding sequence ATGGATAAAGATTTATTGTACAAGATCGGCAGCAGTCAGTTTGTGCGCCTGCCTGAAGATTTCAGATTTGAAAGCATGCTGGAATTCGATATCAATGAAACCGGCAGCACGGTATCTGTTCGCCCTGCCATTCGTGCGCTTGGGTTTGGGGTAAGTTCAGAAGGTGTAAACGCCGGCGTCCTCAGCCACCGTGAAGTGATGGCAGAGGAACGCCACGTTCCTTGCTGA
- a CDS encoding TonB-dependent receptor → MKFAKGFKKAPLSLAVTTAIVTSVSAWGQTAPATPADDDIEVISVRATSYADSLAKALSLKQSSAGAVDTILAEDIADFPDQNLAEALQRLPGVAITREAGEGREITVRGLNSTFTRVQLNGMQAQSLAAGTGGVRTSRGFDFNVFASELFNQLSVHKTTSAKLDEGSLGATVSLRTGRPFDFNEDVVAVNAQGSYNDQSSELTPRLSGLASWTNEDDSFGVLFSASLSQRIVNNAGSDTGRWEDDTFGACSACDSEADVAAVSSAWHPRFPRFADKTHDQDRVGLTAAVQFVPSDDTLISIDALYANIDSRRDEPFMEAISLARTGATGVQQSDVTAYQIDGNNTMYAATIADVDVRSEFFVAEWESEFTQFSVNIDHHFTDELSMSFLAGTSQSTLDNRESTVIYEHFSDNDERKMLEYAEASSAVSYDFSDMLSPSIGYSFDTANPANWEVSEFRDRIYDAEASTDTARLDLNYLLNDEVTLSGGVTWREYGYEIAGVRADASFASRDEADGTVDGNACGISNVVTDADGEVVSFGGQSFFMADGDKINNFVDSGCWPYNVRPGDTRAVTEDSTGIYAQADFNTEVGDKVLRGNAGVRHVKTNLESTGIINGTEEVTVEHDYTDTLPSVNLALEMTDELILRASWAKVMSRPNLGTLSPGGSVSIFGDYRVSYGNPYIEPFRADATDFAVEWYFDEGALLSLAYFVKDIESFPTSETQFLSWAETGLPESLLGAERDNLIDETFEVRRTVNGTGGDLSGFEIQYQQPLTFLPGPEWMQKFGVLANLTLVDSEVTYGADRTGPLTGQSDESANFTLYWEDDVFSARLSAAYRGEFYTNLSSTDERKWRIMDSTTYVDFSTSYKISENLKVSLEGINLTDETIDEYIDADAMRIINSQSTGRQFFLGVSYRM, encoded by the coding sequence ATGAAATTTGCCAAAGGTTTTAAGAAAGCGCCACTCAGCTTAGCCGTTACCACCGCAATTGTAACTTCCGTATCTGCCTGGGGACAAACAGCTCCCGCCACGCCGGCAGATGACGACATCGAAGTTATTTCGGTTCGTGCCACCAGTTACGCAGACAGCCTGGCGAAAGCCCTGTCTCTGAAGCAGTCATCAGCCGGTGCCGTAGACACCATTCTTGCAGAAGACATTGCTGACTTCCCTGATCAGAACCTGGCGGAAGCGCTGCAGCGTTTGCCGGGCGTAGCGATTACCCGTGAAGCCGGTGAAGGCCGGGAAATCACCGTACGGGGCCTGAACTCGACGTTCACCCGCGTGCAGTTAAACGGTATGCAGGCCCAGTCGCTGGCTGCCGGTACCGGCGGTGTACGAACCAGCCGTGGTTTCGACTTTAACGTATTCGCCTCTGAACTGTTTAACCAGCTAAGTGTGCATAAAACTACCTCGGCAAAATTAGATGAGGGTTCCTTAGGTGCAACGGTATCTCTGCGTACCGGTCGTCCTTTCGATTTTAATGAAGATGTTGTGGCGGTAAACGCACAGGGTTCATATAACGACCAGTCTTCCGAGCTGACTCCGCGCTTATCCGGTCTGGCGTCATGGACCAATGAAGATGATTCCTTCGGTGTGTTATTCTCGGCTTCCTTGTCGCAACGTATCGTCAATAACGCCGGTTCAGACACGGGCCGCTGGGAAGATGACACCTTCGGTGCGTGTTCAGCCTGTGATTCAGAAGCCGATGTGGCTGCCGTCAGCAGTGCATGGCACCCGCGTTTCCCGCGCTTTGCGGATAAAACGCACGATCAGGACCGCGTTGGTTTAACAGCGGCTGTACAGTTTGTACCTTCTGACGACACACTGATTTCAATTGATGCCCTGTATGCAAACATTGATTCACGCCGTGACGAGCCGTTCATGGAAGCGATTTCTCTTGCGCGTACCGGTGCCACCGGTGTCCAGCAATCAGACGTGACCGCGTATCAGATTGATGGCAACAACACTATGTACGCCGCGACCATTGCTGATGTTGATGTGCGTTCTGAGTTCTTTGTGGCTGAGTGGGAATCTGAATTTACCCAGTTCAGTGTGAACATCGACCATCACTTTACTGATGAACTGAGCATGAGCTTCCTGGCCGGTACGTCACAGTCGACGCTGGACAACCGCGAATCTACGGTTATCTACGAGCACTTTAGCGATAACGATGAACGTAAGATGCTGGAATACGCAGAAGCCAGCTCAGCAGTAAGCTATGACTTCTCAGATATGCTGTCTCCGTCTATCGGCTACAGCTTCGATACGGCGAATCCGGCGAACTGGGAAGTCTCTGAATTCCGTGACCGTATTTATGATGCAGAAGCGTCTACAGACACAGCCCGTCTGGATTTGAACTACCTGCTGAATGACGAAGTCACGCTGAGCGGTGGTGTCACCTGGCGTGAATACGGCTATGAAATTGCCGGTGTGCGTGCAGATGCGTCTTTTGCTTCCCGTGATGAAGCAGACGGTACAGTTGACGGCAACGCCTGCGGGATCAGTAACGTAGTCACAGACGCCGACGGTGAAGTGGTCTCTTTCGGTGGTCAGAGCTTCTTTATGGCTGACGGCGACAAGATCAATAACTTTGTAGACAGCGGTTGCTGGCCTTACAACGTGCGCCCGGGTGATACCCGTGCCGTAACAGAAGACAGCACAGGTATTTACGCTCAGGCCGATTTCAATACGGAAGTGGGTGACAAAGTACTGCGCGGTAACGCCGGTGTGCGTCACGTAAAAACGAACCTGGAATCTACCGGTATCATCAACGGTACTGAGGAAGTGACGGTTGAGCACGATTACACAGACACACTACCGTCTGTGAACCTGGCGCTGGAAATGACCGATGAGTTAATTCTGCGTGCAAGCTGGGCGAAAGTGATGTCCCGTCCGAATCTGGGTACGTTAAGCCCGGGCGGCAGCGTGTCGATTTTCGGTGACTACCGCGTGTCTTACGGTAACCCTTACATCGAGCCGTTCCGTGCTGATGCTACTGATTTCGCTGTTGAATGGTACTTCGACGAAGGCGCATTGTTATCACTGGCGTATTTCGTCAAAGATATCGAGTCGTTCCCGACTTCAGAAACTCAGTTCCTGAGCTGGGCAGAAACCGGCTTACCTGAGTCATTACTGGGCGCAGAGCGCGACAACCTGATTGATGAGACCTTTGAGGTTCGCCGTACTGTTAACGGTACCGGTGGCGACCTGAGCGGTTTTGAAATTCAGTATCAGCAGCCGCTGACCTTCCTGCCTGGTCCTGAGTGGATGCAGAAGTTTGGTGTGCTGGCTAACCTGACACTGGTTGATTCTGAAGTGACATACGGCGCAGACCGCACCGGCCCGCTGACCGGTCAGTCTGATGAATCGGCTAACTTCACGCTGTACTGGGAAGATGATGTATTCAGTGCCCGCCTGTCGGCTGCTTACCGTGGTGAGTTCTACACTAACCTCAGCAGCACAGACGAGCGCAAATGGCGCATCATGGATTCGACAACATATGTTGATTTCTCTACCAGCTATAAGATTTCTGAGAACTTAAAAGTTTCCCTTGAAGGTATTAACCTGACCGATGAAACCATTGATGAGTACATCGATGCGGATGCCATGCGCATCATCAACAGTCAGTCCACCGGGCGACAATTCTTTCTGGGCGTGAGCTACAGAATGTAA
- a CDS encoding rhamnogalacturonan acetylesterase, producing MKKLILSLFFAATAFSAAAQDPTRTTLHLIGDSTMSIKPNLAYPERGWGMLLPAFISPELEILNHAANGRSTKRFIDEGRWGKALSEMKEGDYVLIQFGHNDQKKSDPARYASAEKDYPAYLHRYIKDIRDKKATPLIASSICRRHFDEQGNLKHTLDDYVNAARKVAQEEDVAFFDMNKHTCDFFEQEGDAATVRYFLRIPPGLYTRYPDGNEDNTHLNTLGAALVAQFFIKDLKAQQHPLAKYVYRETL from the coding sequence ATGAAAAAGCTGATTCTTTCTCTTTTCTTCGCAGCAACGGCCTTCAGCGCTGCGGCGCAGGATCCCACCCGCACGACGTTGCACCTCATCGGCGATTCCACCATGTCCATCAAACCAAACCTGGCTTACCCGGAGCGCGGCTGGGGCATGTTATTACCGGCGTTTATTTCGCCTGAGCTGGAAATTCTGAATCATGCAGCCAATGGCCGCAGTACCAAACGCTTTATTGATGAAGGGCGCTGGGGAAAGGCGTTATCTGAAATGAAAGAAGGGGATTACGTGCTGATCCAGTTCGGCCACAACGATCAGAAGAAAAGTGACCCTGCCCGTTATGCCTCTGCAGAGAAAGACTATCCGGCGTATCTGCACCGTTACATCAAAGATATCCGCGATAAAAAGGCCACACCGCTGATTGCCAGCTCTATTTGCCGCCGTCATTTTGATGAGCAGGGCAATCTGAAGCACACGCTGGATGACTATGTAAATGCGGCCCGCAAAGTGGCACAGGAAGAAGACGTCGCGTTCTTCGATATGAATAAACACACCTGTGATTTCTTCGAACAGGAAGGGGATGCCGCCACGGTGAGATATTTCCTGCGTATTCCGCCTGGCCTGTACACCCGTTACCCTGACGGCAATGAAGACAACACTCACCTGAATACGCTTGGTGCCGCGCTGGTAGCTCAGTTCTTTATTAAGGATTTAAAAGCGCAGCAACACCCGCTGGCAAAATATGTGTACCGGGAAACCCTGTAA
- a CDS encoding glycoside hydrolase family 43 protein has protein sequence MGILHTLKSLPCAPALAVMAATAALGGCADAQSSAAKSPAVTASSAEDNANDPRLWISDLQNGEYRNPILHIDYSDPDVVAVNGHYYMTASSFNAAPGLPVLHSTDLVNWELINYALPQQVPLDVFATPQHGNGVWAPNIRYHDGKFWIFYPDPDFGIYVTTAADPAGKWSEPELILAGKGLIDPTPLWDDDGKAWLLHGWAKSRAGFNNVLSLREMSGDASQVSDTYTHVVDGNAIDGYRTLEGPKFYKRNGYYYIFAPAGGVETGWQSVFRSDNIAGPYTPRTVMDQGDTLINGPHQGSWIHTNKNEDWFIHFQSRKAYGRIVHLQPVHWENDWPVIGEDKDGDGTGEPVYRWKKPLTDIPGEVKPQPATDEFNDELGIQWQWNANWQPDWYSIDKQSGVLTLPAQPKITTTGNNLWSTPSLLLQKLPALTYDVRTEIILQEDGAQAEGGLLLFGEDYAWIGVKPVNGETHLVYVQCKNARTGCDESVHDYGPVNALFRANGTADDNATARTIELRYVMAGDATAIFSYRVNAEAAGSGAQSANATRFTVVGEQFKARRGRWVGAKTGLFSVSADADAGMSDEQSDAKQSVPASLKVNYFRFLPRRRP, from the coding sequence ATGGGCATTCTGCATACTCTGAAATCTCTGCCCTGCGCACCTGCGCTGGCGGTTATGGCAGCGACTGCCGCACTGGGAGGCTGTGCAGATGCACAGTCTTCCGCAGCAAAATCGCCGGCGGTAACCGCAAGCAGCGCTGAAGATAACGCAAACGATCCGCGGCTGTGGATTTCAGATTTGCAGAACGGTGAATACCGTAACCCCATCCTGCATATCGATTATTCCGACCCTGACGTAGTGGCTGTTAACGGCCACTACTACATGACAGCATCAAGCTTTAACGCCGCCCCCGGCCTGCCGGTGCTGCATTCTACCGATTTGGTTAACTGGGAACTCATCAATTACGCCCTGCCACAACAGGTACCACTGGATGTGTTTGCCACGCCGCAGCACGGTAACGGCGTATGGGCACCGAATATCCGTTATCACGACGGTAAATTCTGGATTTTTTACCCTGACCCCGATTTTGGCATTTATGTGACCACCGCTGCCGATCCCGCCGGTAAATGGAGCGAACCGGAATTAATTCTCGCCGGCAAAGGCCTTATCGACCCTACCCCGCTGTGGGATGACGACGGCAAAGCCTGGTTACTCCACGGCTGGGCAAAAAGCCGCGCCGGCTTTAATAATGTGCTCAGCTTACGGGAAATGTCCGGTGATGCCTCACAGGTCAGCGATACGTATACCCATGTGGTCGATGGCAACGCCATTGACGGCTACCGCACACTGGAAGGCCCCAAGTTTTATAAACGTAACGGCTACTATTACATTTTCGCCCCGGCCGGCGGCGTGGAGACCGGCTGGCAGTCGGTGTTCCGTTCTGACAACATCGCCGGCCCTTATACACCCCGAACCGTGATGGACCAGGGCGACACGCTCATTAACGGTCCCCATCAGGGTTCATGGATCCACACCAATAAAAACGAAGACTGGTTTATTCATTTTCAGTCCCGCAAGGCTTACGGCCGCATTGTGCATTTACAGCCCGTGCACTGGGAAAACGACTGGCCTGTTATCGGTGAAGATAAAGACGGTGACGGTACCGGCGAACCGGTGTACCGCTGGAAAAAACCACTGACAGACATCCCGGGCGAAGTGAAACCTCAGCCCGCGACGGATGAATTCAATGACGAATTAGGCATTCAGTGGCAGTGGAATGCCAACTGGCAGCCTGACTGGTACAGCATCGACAAGCAGTCCGGCGTGCTTACCTTACCGGCACAGCCCAAAATCACTACTACCGGTAATAATCTCTGGTCTACACCGTCATTATTGCTGCAAAAGCTGCCGGCGCTGACCTACGACGTGCGTACTGAAATTATTCTGCAGGAAGATGGCGCACAGGCCGAAGGCGGATTGCTGCTGTTTGGTGAAGATTATGCCTGGATCGGAGTAAAACCCGTGAACGGTGAAACCCATCTGGTTTACGTGCAGTGTAAAAACGCCCGCACCGGTTGCGATGAGTCGGTACACGACTATGGCCCGGTAAATGCACTGTTCAGGGCAAATGGAACAGCAGATGACAATGCCACCGCCAGAACCATCGAACTGCGCTACGTGATGGCCGGGGATGCCACCGCCATATTCAGCTATCGCGTTAACGCAGAAGCCGCCGGAAGCGGCGCGCAGAGCGCTAATGCAACCCGCTTTACGGTGGTGGGCGAACAGTTTAAAGCCAGACGCGGCCGCTGGGTCGGCGCGAAAACCGGCCTGTTCAGTGTGTCTGCGGATGCAGACGCCGGAATGTCTGATGAACAGTCTGATGCAAAACAAAGCGTCCCGGCATCGCTGAAGGTGAACTACTTCAGATTTCTGCCGCGACGGAGACCTTAA
- a CDS encoding alpha/beta hydrolase: MLQAFMPHSDVSARLRRLTAAALCALCAAGSVPVSAKDYPVDDSYSISQRFYAYRDEHPELKEPVLSFTEGQQVLFDRRYKVADGRELHLDVFLPATDKASGQAIMFIHGGGWRSGNKTHFYPLANLLAQQGYVVITPEYRLSMEARYPAGLEDINDALAFAKEHAAAWGFNPTRIALGGGSSGGHMAGLIGNTANTTLFKGEHSADAVRVNAVVDLDGVLDFTHPLALASENKRKDKSAAGMWFGGAYETLPERWAEASTAKHIDADSPPMLIISSGQMRFTAGKDEVLSKLSSHGIASKYYQYDNNIHTFWLFEPYLTETAERIHTFLSQIASGVNQ, translated from the coding sequence ATGTTACAGGCTTTCATGCCACACTCTGATGTCAGCGCACGGCTTCGCCGCCTCACAGCCGCAGCCCTGTGCGCGCTTTGTGCCGCCGGCAGCGTGCCGGTGAGCGCCAAAGATTATCCCGTGGACGACAGCTACAGCATTTCCCAGCGCTTCTATGCCTATCGGGATGAACATCCTGAGCTGAAAGAGCCGGTACTCTCCTTCACTGAAGGTCAGCAGGTGTTATTCGACCGCCGTTATAAAGTGGCAGATGGCCGCGAACTGCATCTGGATGTATTTTTGCCCGCCACGGACAAAGCCAGTGGTCAGGCGATTATGTTCATTCACGGTGGCGGCTGGCGTTCAGGCAATAAAACCCATTTCTACCCGCTGGCGAATTTACTGGCTCAGCAAGGTTATGTCGTGATCACTCCTGAGTACCGGTTATCCATGGAAGCGCGATACCCTGCCGGGCTTGAAGACATCAACGACGCACTGGCATTTGCAAAAGAGCATGCTGCTGCCTGGGGATTCAACCCGACCAGAATTGCCCTGGGCGGCGGCTCTTCCGGCGGTCATATGGCCGGACTCATTGGTAATACCGCCAACACCACCCTGTTTAAGGGTGAACATTCAGCAGACGCCGTGCGCGTAAACGCTGTCGTCGACCTTGACGGCGTGCTGGATTTCACCCACCCCTTAGCCCTTGCCAGTGAAAACAAACGCAAGGACAAATCCGCTGCGGGCATGTGGTTCGGCGGCGCGTATGAAACGCTGCCGGAACGCTGGGCAGAGGCATCTACCGCCAAACATATTGATGCAGACTCGCCGCCCATGCTTATCATCAGCAGCGGCCAGATGCGCTTTACCGCCGGCAAAGACGAAGTTCTCAGCAAACTCAGCAGCCACGGCATTGCCAGCAAGTATTATCAGTACGACAACAATATCCACACATTCTGGCTGTTTGAACCGTATCTCACAGAAACCGCAGAGCGGATCCACACCTTCTTAAGCCAGATAGCATCCGGAGTTAATCAATAA
- a CDS encoding glycoside hydrolase family 28 protein, whose amino-acid sequence MGFQASRRNLLKLAGSSAATAGFLGLSGCSSVTQTFTQPVATGDFDWNDDARRIRQRIRAPEFPPLHVSITEYGAKPAGESSSQKDATQAIRDAISDVAAQGGGTVEVPAGEFYTGPVHLKSNINFYLAKGAVLHFIPEPELYKPYVFTRWEGTELMGYSPLIYAFEETNVAITGEGTLEGGGSPENWWPWKGKWKEAKWGDDPVANQKYTRDVLRQMAEDGVPVADRVFEENYLRPPFIQPYRCKNVLISGVTIRNSPFWLVNPVLCTNVTVRDIYCHSYGPNSDGCDPESCTDVLIENCTFDTGDDCIAIKSGRNADGRRVAQPCENILINDCTMKAGHGGVVIGSEISGGVRNLYAQNCEMSSPDLDRAVRIKTNSIRGGHLQNLNYRQFRVGQVKDAVVINFFYEEGDVGEFTPKLEDITIENLYVQHAERAFVLRGYDHTPITGVSLKNLIFTKVDKKSIIENIDNISQQNIRVNGKTVELPDV is encoded by the coding sequence ATGGGTTTTCAAGCATCCCGACGCAACTTACTTAAATTAGCCGGCAGCAGCGCTGCCACCGCAGGTTTTCTGGGGTTATCAGGCTGCAGCAGTGTTACGCAAACCTTCACGCAACCTGTGGCCACCGGCGATTTCGACTGGAACGATGATGCCCGCCGCATCCGTCAGCGTATTCGTGCACCTGAATTTCCGCCGCTGCATGTCAGCATTACTGAATATGGCGCAAAGCCAGCCGGTGAGAGCAGCAGTCAGAAAGATGCCACACAGGCTATCCGTGATGCCATCAGCGATGTGGCCGCACAGGGCGGCGGTACTGTTGAAGTGCCTGCCGGTGAGTTCTATACCGGCCCGGTACATTTAAAATCCAATATCAATTTTTATCTTGCCAAAGGCGCGGTACTGCATTTCATTCCCGAGCCTGAGCTTTACAAGCCTTATGTGTTCACCCGCTGGGAAGGCACTGAACTGATGGGCTATTCCCCGCTGATTTACGCCTTTGAAGAAACCAACGTGGCGATTACCGGTGAAGGTACACTTGAAGGCGGCGGCAGCCCGGAAAACTGGTGGCCGTGGAAAGGTAAATGGAAAGAAGCCAAATGGGGCGATGATCCCGTGGCAAACCAGAAATACACCCGCGATGTGCTGCGTCAGATGGCCGAAGACGGTGTGCCGGTAGCAGATCGCGTGTTTGAAGAAAACTACCTGCGCCCGCCGTTCATTCAGCCTTACCGTTGTAAGAACGTGCTGATTTCCGGCGTGACTATCCGTAACTCCCCGTTCTGGCTGGTTAACCCGGTACTGTGTACCAATGTGACCGTGCGGGATATTTACTGTCACAGCTATGGCCCAAATTCTGACGGCTGCGATCCGGAAAGCTGTACCGATGTACTTATCGAGAACTGTACGTTCGATACAGGGGATGACTGTATTGCCATTAAATCAGGCCGTAATGCTGATGGCCGCCGCGTGGCACAGCCGTGTGAAAATATCCTTATTAACGACTGCACCATGAAAGCCGGTCATGGCGGTGTGGTGATTGGCAGTGAAATTTCCGGTGGCGTAAGAAACCTGTATGCACAGAACTGTGAAATGAGCAGTCCGGATCTCGACCGTGCCGTGCGCATCAAAACCAACTCCATCCGGGGCGGACACCTGCAGAACCTGAACTACCGTCAGTTCCGTGTGGGTCAGGTTAAAGATGCCGTAGTCATTAACTTCTTCTATGAAGAAGGCGATGTGGGTGAGTTCACACCCAAGCTGGAAGATATCACCATCGAGAACCTGTATGTGCAACATGCCGAACGGGCTTTTGTGCTGCGCGGGTACGATCACACGCCCATTACAGGCGTGTCGCTGAAGAATCTGATATTCACGAAGGTTGATAAAAAATCCATAATTGAGAATATAGATAATATCTCTCAGCAAAATATCCGTGTGAACGGAAAAACCGTGGAACTCCCTGATGTCTAG
- a CDS encoding pectinesterase family protein: MSRICCLLLVVLLAGCSSEKPERFLPESVTADAIVASTAIDETHYSSIQEAVNAAPQEGGWTIAVAPGEYYERVVIDKPGITLIGAGMEQTKIVFDRYAGKAVTRGSEEHWGTSRSATVEITRPGVHIANLTIENGFDFLTEDARESSDPAKVSGMQAVALKISEYTDKTFIENVALLGYQDTLYVRGGRSYFKGGEIRGNVDFIFGDGNAYFDTVSIYSRPRGKDMDITGYITAPSTLISDTFGLTFVNCKLLREEGVPDNSVPLGRPWHPTTTFDDGRYANPFAIGKAVFINTWMDAHITTTGWASMGGSTKEGGRKEFDPINDARFAEYGSSGPGYAINEQRPQLGVEKMDIYKRFNILNGWEPETKAK, translated from the coding sequence ATGTCTAGAATATGTTGTTTGTTGTTGGTCGTACTGTTAGCAGGATGCAGCAGCGAGAAGCCGGAACGCTTTTTACCTGAATCTGTCACTGCTGATGCCATTGTGGCCAGTACCGCCATCGACGAAACACATTATTCATCCATACAGGAAGCCGTTAACGCCGCCCCGCAGGAGGGCGGCTGGACCATCGCCGTCGCGCCGGGGGAATACTACGAACGCGTGGTGATAGATAAACCCGGCATCACCCTTATCGGTGCCGGTATGGAGCAGACCAAAATTGTATTCGACCGCTACGCCGGCAAAGCCGTTACCCGCGGCAGTGAAGAACACTGGGGCACCTCACGCAGTGCCACTGTGGAAATTACCCGTCCCGGCGTGCACATCGCCAACCTCACCATCGAGAACGGCTTCGACTTTTTAACTGAAGATGCCAGAGAAAGCAGCGACCCGGCCAAAGTATCCGGTATGCAAGCAGTGGCCCTTAAAATTTCAGAATACACCGACAAAACCTTTATCGAGAATGTTGCCCTGCTCGGCTATCAGGACACCCTTTACGTCCGTGGCGGCCGCAGTTACTTCAAAGGCGGTGAAATCCGTGGCAATGTGGATTTCATTTTCGGTGACGGCAATGCCTATTTTGATACCGTCAGTATCTATTCCCGCCCCAGAGGGAAAGACATGGACATAACCGGCTACATCACAGCCCCCAGCACGCTGATTTCAGATACCTTCGGCCTGACCTTCGTAAACTGCAAACTGCTGCGTGAAGAAGGCGTACCGGACAACTCCGTGCCACTGGGCAGACCCTGGCATCCCACCACCACCTTTGACGATGGCCGCTATGCCAACCCCTTCGCCATCGGTAAAGCTGTGTTTATCAACACCTGGATGGATGCCCACATCACCACAACCGGCTGGGCCTCCATGGGCGGTTCAACCAAAGAAGGCGGCAGAAAAGAATTCGACCCCATCAACGATGCCCGCTTTGCGGAATATGGCAGCAGCGGCCCGGGCTACGCCATTAACGAACAACGCCCCCAGCTTGGCGTAGAGAAGATGGATATTTATAAGCGGTTTAATATTTTGAATGGGTGGGAGCCTGAAACGAAAGCAAAGTAA